One genomic window of Corythoichthys intestinalis isolate RoL2023-P3 chromosome 18, ASM3026506v1, whole genome shotgun sequence includes the following:
- the LOC130906072 gene encoding serine/threonine-protein kinase 36-like isoform X1, with product MDSYHVLAQVGQGSFGRVHKGMKRFTGQVVALKFMPKMGRSSKELQSLKKEIDIMSNLQHPNIVKFLDSFETETEVVVVTEYAEGQLFQIIEADGSLPESRVCEIACQLVSALYYLHSRRILHRDMKPQNILFDKNGVVKLCDFGFARAMSISTMVVTSIKGTPLYMSPELVAEKPYDHTADLWALGCILYEIHTGLPPFCADSIFHLGQLIVKNPIVWPDNMSSTCTSFLKGLLIKDPQKRLSWPHLLHHPFVADGVQVIPDADVFNPLTATLDPDMLALKLKQMAEKTSPDSGDNRIFRKIREQRSKTNTKNKGESDKGKKDWVRSERDCRVIPIIDTSRPFDFVSASSTSPPASLPPPNQPDRGLISQDYEREFLSVGVGSGLERSGSKSSTITESEEFWEKLAEETDPNRQNQGFSKSKDRTVISKLKSTILRFKQQLRDGVLTDTYHIGLTLKVLQNLLLTSDIATTNHIGSDLGLPCFLFDLVRNSVESARFIQLPWSLQTLGEMIAALLIYWEKNQDWLGEEKRPENLVEPFITILNQENLHALAPLAASVLSLFAKHKVAVNVDVALLSSLLKQQVSALNQLQLPLPSGWGLCDGLLSLLLHTLSEHGGGFSCLDPRTFYYLWKRTGTSLAWTTPDMEFCSTNGLYFLMSATLLFFCNDPYSYVTLFCESKSTFVYTLGWVLSPECLPLFVKGNPVKLEDLTHESFIQLSCQFLCLPFALDLTAYNSSRILQLYDSCGVVQGLLQVIQTLPLSLVELPLSLLRRLLLCDRQRSLSRLSKDANGFFSQSGQRIPSRTASSLLNDFLKRNDLGDSAVELLSLLYLLTCFYPNSSYLELHLDSSVLHQALAHSYDPIKAATCKVLGNLFPFKSPTLPNINPDIFKSMIDLLKDSNVYVRQAACLSVGKWLGYIAGEAGFNVGRPNQSVGSATESLKVKDNDEHKGSEWETGITMGTVEMRRWLEDIRMTGATLAGLTSDPNAHTRLHACAALGNLLHAVGDIPELLEESVSRLLLRAACTDSHKAVREAAIATLSLYAQRDSMLQVLISLNVEKKLLHATQHSPSECDYLPLIRQIRQMREL from the exons ATGGATTCCTACCACGTTTTGGCTCAAGTGGGGCAGGGCTCATTTGGTCGAGTTCATAAAGGAATGAAAAGGTTTACTGGCCAA GTGGTCGCGCTGAAGTTTATGCCAAAGATGGGACGTTCAAGTAAAGAACTGCAAAGTTTAAAGAAAGAAATCGATATTATGAGTAACCTTCAACATCCAAACATTGTGAAATTTCTTGACAGCTTTGAAACTGAAACAGAG GTTGTAGTGGTGACTGAATACGCAGAAGGTCAATTGTTTCAGATCATTGAAGCTGACGGTTCTTTACCAGAAAGTCGG gTTTGTGAGATTGCCTGCCAGCTGGTCTCAGCTCTGTATTATTTGCATTCCCGCCGCATTCTTCATCGAGACATGAAACCACAAAATATCCTTTTTGATAAAAATGGTGTGGTTAAACTGTGTGACTTTGG GTTTGCAAGGGCAATGAGCATTTCCACCATGGTGGTGACTTCTATTAAGGGAACACCTCTGTACATGTCACCTGAGTTAGTGGCTGAGAAGCCTTATGACCACACTGCTGACCTCTGGGCATTAGGCTGCATTCTTTATGAAATCCATACAGGGTTGCCCCCGTTCTGTGCTGATTCAATCTTCCATTTGGGTCAGCTTATTGTGAAAAACCCCATCGTATGGCCAGACAATATGAGCAGCACATGCACG AGTTTCCTGAAAGGTTTGCTCATCAAAGACCCTCAGAAACGACTGTCGTGGCCACACCTGCTGCATCATCCTTTTGTTGCCGATGGTGTTCAAG TGATACCAGACGCAGATGTTTTCAATCCTCTGACAGCAACACTTGACCCAGACATGTTGGCACTGAAACTGAAACAAATGGCAGAAAAGACATCGCCAGATTCTGGAGACAACAGGATATTTCGAAAGATTCGGGAGCAAAGAAGCAAGACGAACACAAAGAATAAGGGCGAGAGTGATAAA gggaaaaaagacTGGGTGCGCTCCGAAAGAGATTGTAGAGTGATACCTATTATAGATACATCTCGCCCTTTTGATTTTGTCTCAGCTAGTTCAACTTCACCACCTGCAAGTCTCCCACCACCCAACCAACCAGACAG GGGGCTGATCAGTCAGGACTATGAACGAGAGTTCCTATCAGTAGGCGTCGGGTCAGGACTAGAGCGAAGTGGATCCAAAAGTTCAACA ATAACTGAAAGTGAGGAATTCTGGGAGAAACTTGCTGAGGAGACTGATCCAAACCGACAAAACCAAGGATTTTCAAAATCAAAAGACAGGACTGTTATTTCTAAACTGAAATCCACCATTTTAAGGTTTAAGCAGCAG CTAAGAGATGGTGTCCTAACAGATACGTATCACATTGGCCTTACGCTGAAGGTCCTTCAGAACCTGCTTCTGACCTCTGACATTGCCACTACAAACCACATTGGCAGTGACCTTGGCTTGCCATGTTTCCTCTTTGACTTGGTTCGCAATTCTGTGGAAAGTGCGCGATTCATTCAG CTGCCGTGGAGTCTTCAAACACTTGGAGAAATGATCGCtgcactgctgatctactgggagaaGAACCAGGATTGGTTAGGGGAGGAAAAAAG ACCAGAAAATTTAGTGGAGCCATTCATAACCATTCTCAATCAAGAAAACCTCCATGCTTTAGCT CCTCTGGCTGCTTCTGTTTTGTCCCTGTTTGCTAAACACAAGGTTGCTGTCAATGTTGATGTGGCCTTGCTCAGTTCCTTGTTAAAACAACAAGTATCTGCTTTAAATCAG CTCCAACTTCCACTCCCGTCAGGCTGGGGTCTCTGTGATGGCCTCTTGTCTTTACTTCTGCATACACTTTCTGAG CACGGTGGTGGATTTTCATGTTTGGATCCACGTACATTTTATTATCTTTGGAAAAGGACTGGAACCTCATTAGCGTGGACGACGCCAGACATGGAATTTTGTTCGACAAACG GACTTTATTTTCTCATGTCTGCCACACTGTTGTTCTTCTGCAATGATCCCTATTCATATGTTACACTTTTTTGTGAGAGCAAATCGACATTTGTCTACACTCTTGGCTGGGTGCTCAGCCCTGAATG TCTCCCTTTGTTTGTCAAAGGCAATCCAGTGAAATTGGAGGATCTAACACATGAGAGTTTTATCCAGTTGAGTTGCCAGTTCCTTTGCCTTCCATTTGCTTTGGACCTGACTGCATACAACAGCTCCAGGATTCTGCAATTGTATGACAGCTGTGGTGTGGTTCAAGGGCTTCTTCAG GTGATTCAAACGCTTCCTCTTTCACTAGTGGAGCTACCACTGTCACTTCTCCGCCGCTTGTTGCTGTGTGACCGTCAACGCTCTCTTTCCCGTCTCAGTAAAGATGCGAATGGCTTTTTCTCTCAATCGGGTCAGCGCATACCGAGCAGAACCGCCAGTTCTTTGCTCAATGATTTTCTGAAGCGGAATGACCTGGGAGACTCTGCTGTAGAACTTCTATCTCTGCTATACCTGCTTACCTGTTTTTACCCTAACTCTAGTTATCTTGAGCTTCACCTTGATTCTTCTGTGTTGCATCAGGCGCTCGCTCACTCCTATGATCCGATAAAAGCTGCTACTTGTAAGGTTTTGGGAAATTTGTTTCCATTCAAGTCTCCCACTCTGCCTAATATAAATCCGGACATATTTAAAAGCATGATAGATCTTCTAAAAGACTCCAATGTCTATGTGCGGCAGGCAGCTTGCTTGTCCGTTGGGAAATGGTTAGGTTATATTGCGGGGGAGGCAGGCTTTAACGTGGGTAGACCCAATCAAAGCGTAGGCAGCGCTACAGAGTCCCTCAAAGTGAAGGACAATGATGAACACAAGGGTTCAGAATGGGAGACAGGTATCACCATGGGGACAGTTGAGATGAGAAGGTGGCTTGAAGACATCAGAATGACTGGAGCCACACTGGCAGGACTGACCTCTGACCCTAATGCTCACACTCGTCTCCACGCCTGCGCTGCCCTGGGAAACCTGCTGCATGCTGTAGGGGACATTCCAGAGTTGCTGGAAGAGAGTGTGTCGAGATTACTTTTAAGAGCTGCATGCACAGATTCCCACAAGGCTGTGAGAGAAGCCGCCATTGCAACTTTAAGCTTGTATGCACAGCGGGACTCAATGCTACAG GTTCTGATATCtctaaatgttgaaaaaaagctgCTTCACGCGACCCAACACTCACCTTCGGAATGTGACTATCTTCCTCTCATCAGACAAATAAGGCAAATGAGAGAATTGTAG
- the LOC130906072 gene encoding serine/threonine-protein kinase 36-like isoform X3: protein MDSYHVLAQVGQGSFGRVHKGMKRFTGQVVALKFMPKMGRSSKELQSLKKEIDIMSNLQHPNIVKFLDSFETETEVVVVTEYAEGQLFQIIEADGSLPESRVCEIACQLVSALYYLHSRRILHRDMKPQNILFDKNGVVKLCDFGFARAMSISTMVVTSIKGTPLYMSPELVAEKPYDHTADLWALGCILYEIHTGLPPFCADSIFHLGQLIVKNPIVWPDNMSSTCTSFLKGLLIKDPQKRLSWPHLLHHPFVADGVQVIPDADVFNPLTATLDPDMLALKLKQMAEKTSPDSGDNRIFRKIREQRSKTNTKNKGESDKGKKDWVRSERDCRVIPIIDTSRPFDFVSASSTSPPASLPPPNQPDRGLISQDYEREFLSVGVGSGLERSGSKSSTITESEEFWEKLAEETDPNRQNQGFSKSKDRTVISKLKSTILRFKQQVLQNLLLTSDIATTNHIGSDLGLPCFLFDLVRNSVESARFIQLPWSLQTLGEMIAALLIYWEKNQDWLGEEKRPENLVEPFITILNQENLHALAPLAASVLSLFAKHKVAVNVDVALLSSLLKQQVSALNQLQLPLPSGWGLCDGLLSLLLHTLSEHGGGFSCLDPRTFYYLWKRTGTSLAWTTPDMEFCSTNGLYFLMSATLLFFCNDPYSYVTLFCESKSTFVYTLGWVLSPECLPLFVKGNPVKLEDLTHESFIQLSCQFLCLPFALDLTAYNSSRILQLYDSCGVVQGLLQVIQTLPLSLVELPLSLLRRLLLCDRQRSLSRLSKDANGFFSQSGQRIPSRTASSLLNDFLKRNDLGDSAVELLSLLYLLTCFYPNSSYLELHLDSSVLHQALAHSYDPIKAATCKVLGNLFPFKSPTLPNINPDIFKSMIDLLKDSNVYVRQAACLSVGKWLGYIAGEAGFNVGRPNQSVGSATESLKVKDNDEHKGSEWETGITMGTVEMRRWLEDIRMTGATLAGLTSDPNAHTRLHACAALGNLLHAVGDIPELLEESVSRLLLRAACTDSHKAVREAAIATLSLYAQRDSMLQVLISLNVEKKLLHATQHSPSECDYLPLIRQIRQMREL, encoded by the exons ATGGATTCCTACCACGTTTTGGCTCAAGTGGGGCAGGGCTCATTTGGTCGAGTTCATAAAGGAATGAAAAGGTTTACTGGCCAA GTGGTCGCGCTGAAGTTTATGCCAAAGATGGGACGTTCAAGTAAAGAACTGCAAAGTTTAAAGAAAGAAATCGATATTATGAGTAACCTTCAACATCCAAACATTGTGAAATTTCTTGACAGCTTTGAAACTGAAACAGAG GTTGTAGTGGTGACTGAATACGCAGAAGGTCAATTGTTTCAGATCATTGAAGCTGACGGTTCTTTACCAGAAAGTCGG gTTTGTGAGATTGCCTGCCAGCTGGTCTCAGCTCTGTATTATTTGCATTCCCGCCGCATTCTTCATCGAGACATGAAACCACAAAATATCCTTTTTGATAAAAATGGTGTGGTTAAACTGTGTGACTTTGG GTTTGCAAGGGCAATGAGCATTTCCACCATGGTGGTGACTTCTATTAAGGGAACACCTCTGTACATGTCACCTGAGTTAGTGGCTGAGAAGCCTTATGACCACACTGCTGACCTCTGGGCATTAGGCTGCATTCTTTATGAAATCCATACAGGGTTGCCCCCGTTCTGTGCTGATTCAATCTTCCATTTGGGTCAGCTTATTGTGAAAAACCCCATCGTATGGCCAGACAATATGAGCAGCACATGCACG AGTTTCCTGAAAGGTTTGCTCATCAAAGACCCTCAGAAACGACTGTCGTGGCCACACCTGCTGCATCATCCTTTTGTTGCCGATGGTGTTCAAG TGATACCAGACGCAGATGTTTTCAATCCTCTGACAGCAACACTTGACCCAGACATGTTGGCACTGAAACTGAAACAAATGGCAGAAAAGACATCGCCAGATTCTGGAGACAACAGGATATTTCGAAAGATTCGGGAGCAAAGAAGCAAGACGAACACAAAGAATAAGGGCGAGAGTGATAAA gggaaaaaagacTGGGTGCGCTCCGAAAGAGATTGTAGAGTGATACCTATTATAGATACATCTCGCCCTTTTGATTTTGTCTCAGCTAGTTCAACTTCACCACCTGCAAGTCTCCCACCACCCAACCAACCAGACAG GGGGCTGATCAGTCAGGACTATGAACGAGAGTTCCTATCAGTAGGCGTCGGGTCAGGACTAGAGCGAAGTGGATCCAAAAGTTCAACA ATAACTGAAAGTGAGGAATTCTGGGAGAAACTTGCTGAGGAGACTGATCCAAACCGACAAAACCAAGGATTTTCAAAATCAAAAGACAGGACTGTTATTTCTAAACTGAAATCCACCATTTTAAGGTTTAAGCAGCAG GTCCTTCAGAACCTGCTTCTGACCTCTGACATTGCCACTACAAACCACATTGGCAGTGACCTTGGCTTGCCATGTTTCCTCTTTGACTTGGTTCGCAATTCTGTGGAAAGTGCGCGATTCATTCAG CTGCCGTGGAGTCTTCAAACACTTGGAGAAATGATCGCtgcactgctgatctactgggagaaGAACCAGGATTGGTTAGGGGAGGAAAAAAG ACCAGAAAATTTAGTGGAGCCATTCATAACCATTCTCAATCAAGAAAACCTCCATGCTTTAGCT CCTCTGGCTGCTTCTGTTTTGTCCCTGTTTGCTAAACACAAGGTTGCTGTCAATGTTGATGTGGCCTTGCTCAGTTCCTTGTTAAAACAACAAGTATCTGCTTTAAATCAG CTCCAACTTCCACTCCCGTCAGGCTGGGGTCTCTGTGATGGCCTCTTGTCTTTACTTCTGCATACACTTTCTGAG CACGGTGGTGGATTTTCATGTTTGGATCCACGTACATTTTATTATCTTTGGAAAAGGACTGGAACCTCATTAGCGTGGACGACGCCAGACATGGAATTTTGTTCGACAAACG GACTTTATTTTCTCATGTCTGCCACACTGTTGTTCTTCTGCAATGATCCCTATTCATATGTTACACTTTTTTGTGAGAGCAAATCGACATTTGTCTACACTCTTGGCTGGGTGCTCAGCCCTGAATG TCTCCCTTTGTTTGTCAAAGGCAATCCAGTGAAATTGGAGGATCTAACACATGAGAGTTTTATCCAGTTGAGTTGCCAGTTCCTTTGCCTTCCATTTGCTTTGGACCTGACTGCATACAACAGCTCCAGGATTCTGCAATTGTATGACAGCTGTGGTGTGGTTCAAGGGCTTCTTCAG GTGATTCAAACGCTTCCTCTTTCACTAGTGGAGCTACCACTGTCACTTCTCCGCCGCTTGTTGCTGTGTGACCGTCAACGCTCTCTTTCCCGTCTCAGTAAAGATGCGAATGGCTTTTTCTCTCAATCGGGTCAGCGCATACCGAGCAGAACCGCCAGTTCTTTGCTCAATGATTTTCTGAAGCGGAATGACCTGGGAGACTCTGCTGTAGAACTTCTATCTCTGCTATACCTGCTTACCTGTTTTTACCCTAACTCTAGTTATCTTGAGCTTCACCTTGATTCTTCTGTGTTGCATCAGGCGCTCGCTCACTCCTATGATCCGATAAAAGCTGCTACTTGTAAGGTTTTGGGAAATTTGTTTCCATTCAAGTCTCCCACTCTGCCTAATATAAATCCGGACATATTTAAAAGCATGATAGATCTTCTAAAAGACTCCAATGTCTATGTGCGGCAGGCAGCTTGCTTGTCCGTTGGGAAATGGTTAGGTTATATTGCGGGGGAGGCAGGCTTTAACGTGGGTAGACCCAATCAAAGCGTAGGCAGCGCTACAGAGTCCCTCAAAGTGAAGGACAATGATGAACACAAGGGTTCAGAATGGGAGACAGGTATCACCATGGGGACAGTTGAGATGAGAAGGTGGCTTGAAGACATCAGAATGACTGGAGCCACACTGGCAGGACTGACCTCTGACCCTAATGCTCACACTCGTCTCCACGCCTGCGCTGCCCTGGGAAACCTGCTGCATGCTGTAGGGGACATTCCAGAGTTGCTGGAAGAGAGTGTGTCGAGATTACTTTTAAGAGCTGCATGCACAGATTCCCACAAGGCTGTGAGAGAAGCCGCCATTGCAACTTTAAGCTTGTATGCACAGCGGGACTCAATGCTACAG GTTCTGATATCtctaaatgttgaaaaaaagctgCTTCACGCGACCCAACACTCACCTTCGGAATGTGACTATCTTCCTCTCATCAGACAAATAAGGCAAATGAGAGAATTGTAG
- the LOC130906072 gene encoding serine/threonine-protein kinase 36-like isoform X2: protein MDSYHVLAQVGQGSFGRVHKGMKRFTGQVVALKFMPKMGRSSKELQSLKKEIDIMSNLQHPNIVKFLDSFETETEVVVVTEYAEGQLFQIIEADGSLPESRVCEIACQLVSALYYLHSRRILHRDMKPQNILFDKNGVVKLCDFGFARAMSISTMVVTSIKGTPLYMSPELVAEKPYDHTADLWALGCILYEIHTGLPPFCADSIFHLGQLIVKNPIVWPDNMSSTCTSFLKGLLIKDPQKRLSWPHLLHHPFVADGVQATLDPDMLALKLKQMAEKTSPDSGDNRIFRKIREQRSKTNTKNKGESDKGKKDWVRSERDCRVIPIIDTSRPFDFVSASSTSPPASLPPPNQPDRGLISQDYEREFLSVGVGSGLERSGSKSSTITESEEFWEKLAEETDPNRQNQGFSKSKDRTVISKLKSTILRFKQQLRDGVLTDTYHIGLTLKVLQNLLLTSDIATTNHIGSDLGLPCFLFDLVRNSVESARFIQLPWSLQTLGEMIAALLIYWEKNQDWLGEEKRPENLVEPFITILNQENLHALAPLAASVLSLFAKHKVAVNVDVALLSSLLKQQVSALNQLQLPLPSGWGLCDGLLSLLLHTLSEHGGGFSCLDPRTFYYLWKRTGTSLAWTTPDMEFCSTNGLYFLMSATLLFFCNDPYSYVTLFCESKSTFVYTLGWVLSPECLPLFVKGNPVKLEDLTHESFIQLSCQFLCLPFALDLTAYNSSRILQLYDSCGVVQGLLQVIQTLPLSLVELPLSLLRRLLLCDRQRSLSRLSKDANGFFSQSGQRIPSRTASSLLNDFLKRNDLGDSAVELLSLLYLLTCFYPNSSYLELHLDSSVLHQALAHSYDPIKAATCKVLGNLFPFKSPTLPNINPDIFKSMIDLLKDSNVYVRQAACLSVGKWLGYIAGEAGFNVGRPNQSVGSATESLKVKDNDEHKGSEWETGITMGTVEMRRWLEDIRMTGATLAGLTSDPNAHTRLHACAALGNLLHAVGDIPELLEESVSRLLLRAACTDSHKAVREAAIATLSLYAQRDSMLQVLISLNVEKKLLHATQHSPSECDYLPLIRQIRQMREL from the exons ATGGATTCCTACCACGTTTTGGCTCAAGTGGGGCAGGGCTCATTTGGTCGAGTTCATAAAGGAATGAAAAGGTTTACTGGCCAA GTGGTCGCGCTGAAGTTTATGCCAAAGATGGGACGTTCAAGTAAAGAACTGCAAAGTTTAAAGAAAGAAATCGATATTATGAGTAACCTTCAACATCCAAACATTGTGAAATTTCTTGACAGCTTTGAAACTGAAACAGAG GTTGTAGTGGTGACTGAATACGCAGAAGGTCAATTGTTTCAGATCATTGAAGCTGACGGTTCTTTACCAGAAAGTCGG gTTTGTGAGATTGCCTGCCAGCTGGTCTCAGCTCTGTATTATTTGCATTCCCGCCGCATTCTTCATCGAGACATGAAACCACAAAATATCCTTTTTGATAAAAATGGTGTGGTTAAACTGTGTGACTTTGG GTTTGCAAGGGCAATGAGCATTTCCACCATGGTGGTGACTTCTATTAAGGGAACACCTCTGTACATGTCACCTGAGTTAGTGGCTGAGAAGCCTTATGACCACACTGCTGACCTCTGGGCATTAGGCTGCATTCTTTATGAAATCCATACAGGGTTGCCCCCGTTCTGTGCTGATTCAATCTTCCATTTGGGTCAGCTTATTGTGAAAAACCCCATCGTATGGCCAGACAATATGAGCAGCACATGCACG AGTTTCCTGAAAGGTTTGCTCATCAAAGACCCTCAGAAACGACTGTCGTGGCCACACCTGCTGCATCATCCTTTTGTTGCCGATGGTGTTCAAG CAACACTTGACCCAGACATGTTGGCACTGAAACTGAAACAAATGGCAGAAAAGACATCGCCAGATTCTGGAGACAACAGGATATTTCGAAAGATTCGGGAGCAAAGAAGCAAGACGAACACAAAGAATAAGGGCGAGAGTGATAAA gggaaaaaagacTGGGTGCGCTCCGAAAGAGATTGTAGAGTGATACCTATTATAGATACATCTCGCCCTTTTGATTTTGTCTCAGCTAGTTCAACTTCACCACCTGCAAGTCTCCCACCACCCAACCAACCAGACAG GGGGCTGATCAGTCAGGACTATGAACGAGAGTTCCTATCAGTAGGCGTCGGGTCAGGACTAGAGCGAAGTGGATCCAAAAGTTCAACA ATAACTGAAAGTGAGGAATTCTGGGAGAAACTTGCTGAGGAGACTGATCCAAACCGACAAAACCAAGGATTTTCAAAATCAAAAGACAGGACTGTTATTTCTAAACTGAAATCCACCATTTTAAGGTTTAAGCAGCAG CTAAGAGATGGTGTCCTAACAGATACGTATCACATTGGCCTTACGCTGAAGGTCCTTCAGAACCTGCTTCTGACCTCTGACATTGCCACTACAAACCACATTGGCAGTGACCTTGGCTTGCCATGTTTCCTCTTTGACTTGGTTCGCAATTCTGTGGAAAGTGCGCGATTCATTCAG CTGCCGTGGAGTCTTCAAACACTTGGAGAAATGATCGCtgcactgctgatctactgggagaaGAACCAGGATTGGTTAGGGGAGGAAAAAAG ACCAGAAAATTTAGTGGAGCCATTCATAACCATTCTCAATCAAGAAAACCTCCATGCTTTAGCT CCTCTGGCTGCTTCTGTTTTGTCCCTGTTTGCTAAACACAAGGTTGCTGTCAATGTTGATGTGGCCTTGCTCAGTTCCTTGTTAAAACAACAAGTATCTGCTTTAAATCAG CTCCAACTTCCACTCCCGTCAGGCTGGGGTCTCTGTGATGGCCTCTTGTCTTTACTTCTGCATACACTTTCTGAG CACGGTGGTGGATTTTCATGTTTGGATCCACGTACATTTTATTATCTTTGGAAAAGGACTGGAACCTCATTAGCGTGGACGACGCCAGACATGGAATTTTGTTCGACAAACG GACTTTATTTTCTCATGTCTGCCACACTGTTGTTCTTCTGCAATGATCCCTATTCATATGTTACACTTTTTTGTGAGAGCAAATCGACATTTGTCTACACTCTTGGCTGGGTGCTCAGCCCTGAATG TCTCCCTTTGTTTGTCAAAGGCAATCCAGTGAAATTGGAGGATCTAACACATGAGAGTTTTATCCAGTTGAGTTGCCAGTTCCTTTGCCTTCCATTTGCTTTGGACCTGACTGCATACAACAGCTCCAGGATTCTGCAATTGTATGACAGCTGTGGTGTGGTTCAAGGGCTTCTTCAG GTGATTCAAACGCTTCCTCTTTCACTAGTGGAGCTACCACTGTCACTTCTCCGCCGCTTGTTGCTGTGTGACCGTCAACGCTCTCTTTCCCGTCTCAGTAAAGATGCGAATGGCTTTTTCTCTCAATCGGGTCAGCGCATACCGAGCAGAACCGCCAGTTCTTTGCTCAATGATTTTCTGAAGCGGAATGACCTGGGAGACTCTGCTGTAGAACTTCTATCTCTGCTATACCTGCTTACCTGTTTTTACCCTAACTCTAGTTATCTTGAGCTTCACCTTGATTCTTCTGTGTTGCATCAGGCGCTCGCTCACTCCTATGATCCGATAAAAGCTGCTACTTGTAAGGTTTTGGGAAATTTGTTTCCATTCAAGTCTCCCACTCTGCCTAATATAAATCCGGACATATTTAAAAGCATGATAGATCTTCTAAAAGACTCCAATGTCTATGTGCGGCAGGCAGCTTGCTTGTCCGTTGGGAAATGGTTAGGTTATATTGCGGGGGAGGCAGGCTTTAACGTGGGTAGACCCAATCAAAGCGTAGGCAGCGCTACAGAGTCCCTCAAAGTGAAGGACAATGATGAACACAAGGGTTCAGAATGGGAGACAGGTATCACCATGGGGACAGTTGAGATGAGAAGGTGGCTTGAAGACATCAGAATGACTGGAGCCACACTGGCAGGACTGACCTCTGACCCTAATGCTCACACTCGTCTCCACGCCTGCGCTGCCCTGGGAAACCTGCTGCATGCTGTAGGGGACATTCCAGAGTTGCTGGAAGAGAGTGTGTCGAGATTACTTTTAAGAGCTGCATGCACAGATTCCCACAAGGCTGTGAGAGAAGCCGCCATTGCAACTTTAAGCTTGTATGCACAGCGGGACTCAATGCTACAG GTTCTGATATCtctaaatgttgaaaaaaagctgCTTCACGCGACCCAACACTCACCTTCGGAATGTGACTATCTTCCTCTCATCAGACAAATAAGGCAAATGAGAGAATTGTAG